From Saccharothrix espanaensis DSM 44229, the proteins below share one genomic window:
- a CDS encoding vWA domain-containing protein, giving the protein MESDKAKLLPFYLVIDVSLSMSGDKLDQANMIMPQVVDALADAPILSDKVRFGVIDFGSDAQVRLPLCDLLDDSVTLPSLTVRGATSYAAAFRLLRSEIESNVKQLKADGFMVHRPAVFFVSDGAPTDHVDEWRSAFRDLTENFPTYPNLVPCGVDQADPATLATLIHPASGPKAMQLYLMGQGQNPADAIAAIAEILISSMLASGQSMAQGGSGLLLPDRADLPPGITAHSSDDFV; this is encoded by the coding sequence GTGGAGAGCGACAAGGCCAAACTCCTGCCGTTCTACCTCGTCATCGACGTCTCGCTGTCGATGAGCGGGGACAAGCTCGACCAGGCCAACATGATCATGCCGCAGGTGGTCGACGCGCTGGCCGACGCGCCGATCCTGTCGGACAAGGTCCGCTTCGGCGTGATCGACTTCGGCAGCGACGCCCAGGTCCGGCTGCCGCTGTGCGACCTGCTCGACGACAGCGTGACCCTGCCCTCGCTCACCGTGCGCGGCGCCACCTCCTACGCCGCCGCGTTCCGCCTGCTGCGCTCGGAGATCGAGAGCAACGTCAAGCAGCTCAAGGCGGACGGCTTCATGGTCCACCGCCCGGCGGTGTTCTTCGTCAGCGACGGCGCGCCCACCGACCACGTCGACGAGTGGCGCTCGGCCTTCCGCGACCTCACCGAGAACTTCCCGACCTACCCGAACCTGGTGCCGTGCGGCGTGGACCAGGCCGACCCGGCGACGCTGGCCACCCTGATCCACCCGGCGTCGGGTCCCAAGGCCATGCAGCTCTACCTGATGGGCCAGGGGCAGAACCCGGCCGACGCCATCGCGGCCATCGCGGAGATCCTGATCTCCAGCATGCTCGCCTCCGGCCAGAGCATGGCGCAGGGCGGGTCCGGGTTGTTGCTGCCCGACCGCGCCGACCTGCCGCCGGGCATCACCGCGCACTCCTCGGACGACTTCGTCTGA
- a CDS encoding M15 family metallopeptidase, translating to MAHSEQVRTAARRARSSATRRALGAAHGYVPDPVSVFADDVPAVANLDPGLLGALRRAATAAAADGVEIVVNGGWRSPEYQERLRHEVVSRCGSEEEAARWVATPDKSAHVAGDAVDIGPPAAAAWLSEHGAGYGLCQIYRNEPWHYELRPEAVDGGCPPMYDDPSHDPRMR from the coding sequence ATGGCACACAGCGAACAAGTACGCACAGCGGCACGCCGCGCCCGGTCGTCGGCCACTCGGCGCGCCCTCGGCGCAGCGCACGGCTACGTGCCGGACCCCGTGTCGGTCTTCGCCGACGACGTCCCGGCCGTGGCCAACCTCGATCCCGGCCTGCTCGGTGCCTTGCGCCGGGCCGCGACCGCCGCCGCGGCGGACGGCGTGGAGATCGTCGTCAACGGCGGCTGGCGTTCGCCCGAGTACCAGGAACGACTGCGCCACGAGGTGGTGTCGAGATGCGGCTCGGAAGAGGAGGCCGCCCGGTGGGTGGCCACGCCGGACAAGTCCGCCCACGTGGCGGGGGACGCGGTCGACATCGGGCCGCCTGCCGCCGCGGCCTGGCTGTCCGAGCACGGCGCCGGGTACGGCCTGTGCCAGATCTACCGCAACGAACCCTGGCACTACGAACTGCGCCCCGAAGCCGTCGACGGCGGCTGCCCACCCATGTACGACGATCCGTCGCACGACCCGAGGATGCGGTGA
- a CDS encoding protein DA1, which yields MSGDLCTVCGRPPVGRYAVSMQGETTCARHPEDGRCALCGRPRHVGEGGWPGFTASTVRCPTCRRQAVEDQVTARAHIPRVREEMAALGIRLDRPVKVTLVDPESINADPGALCLGRTHTWTSQQESSVLGIEIARGLTPVHFGATVAHEIGHAWLCQRGAWGLPPEVEEGVCELFAGAWLKRQRTPFADAVREAALTSADPVYGAGYRLVRDAVVAHGITAVLDAVCARRELPGREAEQCNRRGEGDMEIHPVSRSVLVVDVERSSDRTDPEKAGLRAALYQVLARAVVAAGFGDVPQRLDDLGDGVLLVFDSEVLPVLDPLVEALLAELARHNAERDRTDWIRLRVAVHFGLVARDEHGWVGEAMTTAFRAAEAERGREVLRRAEHGQAVVLVTDHVYRSVVRQGFRGLRPEAYRPLDEPTGLVWARVPGYETPPSPDDGPEAAAPGSGADLNVTFTGNSIGSVFTTPSIPSVDARTYFGSTP from the coding sequence ATGTCCGGTGACCTGTGCACGGTGTGCGGGCGGCCGCCGGTGGGCCGTTACGCGGTGTCCATGCAGGGCGAGACGACGTGCGCGCGGCACCCCGAGGACGGCCGGTGCGCGCTGTGCGGGCGACCCCGGCACGTGGGCGAGGGCGGCTGGCCCGGGTTCACCGCCTCGACGGTCCGCTGCCCCACCTGCCGGCGGCAGGCGGTGGAGGACCAGGTGACCGCCCGCGCCCACATCCCGCGCGTCCGGGAGGAGATGGCGGCGCTGGGCATCCGGCTCGACCGGCCGGTGAAGGTGACGCTGGTCGACCCGGAGTCGATCAACGCCGACCCGGGCGCGCTGTGCCTGGGCCGCACGCACACCTGGACGTCGCAGCAGGAGAGCAGCGTGCTCGGCATCGAGATCGCGCGCGGCCTGACGCCGGTGCACTTCGGTGCGACGGTGGCGCACGAGATCGGGCACGCCTGGCTGTGCCAACGAGGGGCGTGGGGTCTGCCGCCGGAGGTCGAGGAGGGCGTGTGCGAGCTGTTCGCGGGCGCGTGGCTCAAGCGGCAGCGCACCCCGTTCGCCGACGCGGTGCGCGAGGCCGCTCTGACGTCGGCCGACCCGGTGTACGGCGCGGGCTACCGGCTGGTGCGGGACGCGGTCGTGGCGCACGGCATCACCGCCGTGCTCGACGCGGTCTGCGCGCGCCGCGAGTTGCCTGGGCGCGAGGCAGAGCAGTGCAACCGCAGAGGAGAAGGTGACATGGAGATCCACCCCGTCAGCCGCTCGGTCCTCGTCGTGGACGTGGAGCGTTCGAGCGACCGGACCGACCCGGAGAAGGCCGGCCTGCGCGCCGCGCTCTACCAGGTGCTGGCCCGCGCGGTGGTCGCGGCCGGGTTCGGCGACGTGCCGCAGCGGCTCGACGACCTCGGTGACGGCGTGCTGCTGGTGTTCGACAGCGAGGTCCTGCCGGTGCTCGACCCGCTCGTGGAGGCCCTGCTGGCCGAGCTGGCCCGGCACAACGCCGAACGCGACCGAACCGACTGGATCCGACTGCGCGTCGCCGTCCACTTCGGACTCGTGGCCCGGGACGAGCACGGCTGGGTCGGGGAGGCGATGACGACGGCGTTCCGCGCGGCGGAGGCCGAGCGCGGGCGGGAGGTGCTGCGCCGGGCGGAGCACGGGCAGGCGGTCGTGCTGGTCACCGACCACGTGTACCGGTCGGTGGTCCGGCAGGGGTTCCGCGGGCTGCGCCCCGAGGCGTACCGCCCGCTGGACGAGCCGACCGGCCTGGTGTGGGCCCGCGTGCCGGGGTACGAGACGCCGCCGTCGCCCGACGACGGCCCGGAGGCCGCGGCACCGGGCAGCGGGGCCGACCTGAACGTGACGTTCACCGGGAACTCGATCGGCTCGGTGTTCACCACCCCGTCGATCCCGTCCGTGGACGCGCGCACGTACTTCGGGAGCACGCCGTGA
- a CDS encoding sensor histidine kinase: MDRQPGMSVRLKLTLSYAGFILLAGVLLLAVVWVFLLRYVPEVLSLPMVDVPARSELERAFVPKATTALVFLLALGLSGGWFLAGSMLAPLTRITNATRLAANGSLSHRIHLEGAQDEFRELADAFDTMLARLEAHDAEQRRFAANASHELRTPLAITQTLLDVARNDLTRDTGELVERLHFVNTRAIDLTEALLLLSRANQRSFHREPVDLSLAAEEAAETLLPLAEKRGLTIETSGDIATTLGSHALLLQLTTNLVHNAIVHNLPQHGTVWVTTSVQPDTVVLTVENTGERLTSQLVSTLVEPFQRGTQRVRTDHAGAGLGLAIVKSITEAHDGTLTLTPRADGGLRVTVQLPAAPPHTDP, from the coding sequence GTGGATAGGCAACCCGGTATGAGCGTCCGCCTCAAACTCACCCTCAGCTACGCGGGGTTCATCCTGCTGGCCGGCGTCCTGCTGCTCGCGGTCGTGTGGGTGTTCCTGCTGCGGTACGTGCCCGAGGTGCTGTCCCTGCCGATGGTGGACGTGCCCGCCCGCTCGGAGCTGGAGCGCGCCTTCGTCCCGAAGGCCACCACGGCGCTGGTGTTCCTGCTGGCGCTCGGCCTGTCCGGGGGGTGGTTCCTGGCCGGCAGCATGCTCGCGCCGCTGACCCGGATCACCAACGCCACCCGCCTGGCCGCGAACGGCTCGCTGTCCCACCGGATCCACTTGGAAGGCGCGCAGGACGAGTTCCGCGAACTCGCCGACGCCTTCGACACCATGCTCGCGCGGCTCGAAGCGCACGACGCCGAGCAGCGGCGGTTCGCGGCCAACGCCTCCCACGAGCTGCGCACCCCGCTGGCGATCACCCAGACGCTGCTCGACGTGGCCCGCAACGACCTGACCCGCGACACCGGCGAACTGGTCGAACGCCTGCACTTCGTCAACACCCGGGCGATCGACCTCACCGAGGCGCTGCTCCTGCTCAGCCGGGCCAACCAGCGGTCGTTCCACCGAGAGCCCGTCGACCTGTCCCTGGCGGCGGAAGAGGCCGCCGAAACGCTCCTCCCCCTCGCCGAGAAGCGCGGCCTCACGATCGAGACCTCCGGCGACATCGCCACCACCCTCGGTTCGCACGCGCTCCTGCTCCAGCTGACCACGAACCTCGTGCACAACGCGATCGTCCACAACCTGCCGCAGCACGGCACCGTGTGGGTCACCACCAGCGTCCAGCCCGACACCGTGGTGCTCACGGTCGAGAACACGGGCGAAAGGCTGACCTCCCAACTGGTCTCCACGCTCGTCGAGCCGTTTCAGCGTGGCACGCAACGCGTCCGCACCGACCACGCGGGTGCCGGCCTCGGCTTGGCGATCGTCAAGAGCATCACCGAGGCGCACGACGGAACCCTCACCCTCACGCCCAGGGCCGACGGAGGGCTCCGCGTCACCGTGCAACTTCCCGCCGCGCCACCGCACACCGACCCCTGA
- a CDS encoding DinB family protein: MSTNRITDGTERAVIENVLDRNREALVETVRGLSEADARRRLVVSLTTPISLVKHAAAAERIWFQRFWAGLDEAECDGYSKRDEGTFAVADDESVADVIAEFERASRRSREIAARFDLDDTKDFPAEGTVSMRWTLLAMIEEFARHAGHGDILREQIDQAPHPKPGR, from the coding sequence TTGTCCACCAACAGGATCACTGACGGCACCGAGCGAGCGGTCATCGAGAACGTGCTCGATCGCAACCGGGAAGCGCTGGTCGAGACCGTGCGCGGTCTCTCCGAAGCCGACGCCCGCCGGCGGCTCGTCGTGTCGCTGACGACGCCGATCTCCTTGGTCAAGCACGCGGCCGCCGCTGAACGGATCTGGTTCCAGCGGTTCTGGGCGGGCCTGGACGAAGCCGAGTGCGACGGGTACTCGAAGCGGGACGAGGGCACGTTCGCGGTGGCCGACGACGAGTCCGTGGCCGACGTCATCGCCGAGTTCGAGCGCGCGAGCCGACGGTCACGGGAGATCGCCGCGCGCTTCGACCTCGATGACACCAAGGACTTCCCCGCCGAGGGAACGGTCAGCATGCGGTGGACCCTGCTCGCCATGATCGAGGAGTTCGCCCGGCACGCCGGGCACGGCGACATCCTCCGCGAGCAGATCGACCAGGCCCCGCACCCGAAACCGGGTCGGTGA
- a CDS encoding DUF3592 domain-containing protein, which produces MAKSLRSTTGRVVAGVVLVGAVLGLVIVLRSSAEQRSWASAEGTVQERTRSGKSTSVKVEYPLPDGTTQVATLSENGPIRNVGERVTVRYDLVDGRVVDAALADNDQAHWVTGGMLGVVVLGAMVANLLAWAPKPRSG; this is translated from the coding sequence GTGGCGAAGTCGCTGAGGTCGACGACGGGTCGGGTGGTGGCCGGGGTGGTGCTGGTGGGCGCGGTCCTGGGGCTGGTGATCGTGCTGCGCTCGTCGGCCGAGCAGCGGTCCTGGGCCAGTGCGGAGGGGACCGTGCAGGAGCGGACACGGTCGGGGAAGAGCACTTCGGTCAAGGTCGAGTACCCGCTGCCGGACGGGACGACGCAGGTCGCCACGCTGTCGGAGAACGGCCCGATCCGGAACGTGGGTGAGCGCGTGACGGTCCGCTACGACCTGGTGGACGGCCGGGTCGTGGACGCGGCCTTGGCCGACAACGACCAGGCGCACTGGGTGACCGGCGGCATGTTGGGAGTCGTGGTCCTCGGCGCGATGGTCGCCAACCTCCTGGCGTGGGCGCCCAAGCCACGTTCCGGCTGA
- a CDS encoding APC family permease, protein MSRSESRDDTALARNVLGVPGIVFLVLAAVAPLTGMVVIAALGIALGNGGGMVVAFIAATVVLLLFAVGYAQMSKGLTSAGGFYAFVVRGLGKTFGLVAGFIAMLGYNCFVAGAIGTSGFFTSTGIAEVFGPDLDWIVWSALSVVLVFLLGRRGIGVSAKVLAVCLVLEVSILLVLDFSVLFRHGFSLSVFDPSVVAQGAGGLALLFAANAFIGFEATALFGEEAKDPHRTIPRATYLAIGFIGVFAAFTTWAVVSAIGVAQAQDVALAHLSTGDLVFSVSREHLGEALTKVMTVLLVVSLFAALLALHNSATRYLYALGRVGVLPRGLGRTHPGTGVPRRAAVAQLLFASLVALAFRLAGLDPVTALTASMTGLGTLGILVLQFLAAVAIVVHFRRVGDRRFARTALAPGLGALGLAVIVALAIANFPTLAGSDNPVITLLPWLLPVVAAAGLAVAWWLRRHRPAVYQALSTDLERDSPPLDRSGQA, encoded by the coding sequence ATGAGTCGCAGCGAGTCCCGGGACGACACGGCGCTGGCCCGCAACGTGCTCGGCGTGCCCGGCATCGTCTTCCTGGTGCTGGCCGCCGTCGCGCCGCTGACCGGGATGGTCGTGATCGCCGCCCTCGGCATCGCGCTCGGCAACGGCGGCGGGATGGTCGTGGCGTTCATCGCGGCGACGGTCGTGCTGTTGCTGTTCGCGGTGGGCTACGCGCAGATGTCGAAGGGTCTCACCAGCGCCGGCGGGTTCTACGCGTTCGTCGTGCGCGGGTTGGGCAAGACCTTCGGGCTGGTCGCCGGGTTCATCGCGATGCTGGGCTACAACTGCTTCGTCGCCGGCGCGATCGGCACGAGCGGGTTCTTCACCTCCACCGGGATCGCGGAGGTGTTCGGGCCCGACCTCGACTGGATCGTGTGGAGCGCGCTGTCGGTGGTGCTGGTGTTCCTGCTCGGCCGGCGCGGTATCGGCGTCAGCGCCAAGGTGCTCGCGGTCTGCCTGGTCCTGGAGGTGTCGATCCTCCTGGTGCTGGACTTCAGCGTGCTGTTCCGGCACGGCTTCTCGCTGTCGGTGTTCGACCCCTCGGTGGTGGCGCAGGGCGCGGGCGGACTGGCGCTGCTGTTCGCCGCGAACGCGTTCATCGGGTTCGAGGCGACGGCGCTGTTCGGCGAGGAGGCGAAGGACCCGCACCGGACGATCCCCCGGGCGACCTACCTCGCGATCGGGTTCATCGGCGTCTTCGCCGCGTTCACCACGTGGGCCGTGGTCAGCGCGATCGGCGTCGCGCAGGCGCAGGACGTCGCCCTCGCGCACCTGTCGACCGGCGACCTGGTCTTCTCCGTGTCGCGGGAGCACCTGGGCGAGGCGTTGACCAAGGTGATGACCGTGCTGCTGGTCGTCAGCCTGTTCGCCGCGCTGCTGGCGCTGCACAACTCGGCCACCCGCTACCTGTACGCGCTGGGCCGGGTGGGCGTGCTGCCGCGCGGCCTGGGCCGCACCCACCCGGGCACCGGCGTGCCGCGCCGGGCCGCCGTCGCGCAGCTGCTGTTCGCCTCGCTGGTCGCGCTGGCCTTCCGGCTGGCCGGCCTCGACCCGGTGACCGCGCTGACCGCGAGCATGACCGGGCTGGGCACGCTCGGCATCCTCGTGCTCCAGTTCCTCGCGGCGGTGGCGATCGTGGTCCACTTCCGCCGGGTCGGCGACCGCCGGTTCGCCCGGACGGCGCTCGCACCCGGCCTGGGCGCGCTCGGCCTGGCCGTCATCGTGGCGCTGGCGATCGCGAACTTCCCCACGTTGGCGGGCTCGGACAACCCGGTCATCACCCTGCTGCCCTGGCTGCTGCCGGTCGTGGCGGCGGCGGGCCTCGCGGTGGCCTGGTGGCTGCGCCGCCACCGCCCGGCGGTCTACCAGGCCCTGAGCACCGACCTGGAACGCGACTCGCCCCCGCTCGACCGCTCGGGTCAGGCGTAG
- a CDS encoding protein phosphatase 2C domain-containing protein has translation MDTATEHPTDPPVAPAPAPAPQWRGGVRPYEVGDPGRAAGNVVPVPDPAGWDRRDTVLDGFALLEAPKKPIAEVRAASVRGLAHRHYGRVRQDEYGFRRTDDGRYFVIGVADGVSSGPMSHKAAILAARWATDKLAAALASTEPQRFPWGTFVQGVANRIERRGRDLLGREDADLREVAGHLATTVLYAVVDLQPVDGAHPVHLLSIGDTSAWVLRGGKRWEPQAAVKNDGADLHSGSVHALPVPPADLVPVRTTVAPGEALIVVTDGVGDPLGHGTGAVGAFLADAWAMPPASGLDFAAQTGFARKSFDDDRTAVGFWPVART, from the coding sequence ATGGACACCGCGACCGAGCACCCGACCGACCCGCCCGTCGCCCCCGCCCCGGCCCCCGCCCCGCAGTGGCGCGGCGGGGTGCGGCCGTACGAGGTCGGCGACCCCGGCCGGGCCGCGGGCAACGTCGTCCCGGTGCCCGACCCGGCCGGCTGGGACCGGCGGGACACCGTGCTGGACGGCTTCGCGCTGCTGGAAGCGCCGAAGAAGCCGATCGCCGAGGTGCGCGCGGCGAGCGTGCGCGGGCTGGCGCACCGGCACTACGGGCGGGTGCGGCAGGACGAGTACGGGTTCCGGCGCACCGACGACGGCCGCTACTTCGTGATCGGCGTCGCCGACGGGGTGTCGTCCGGGCCGATGTCGCACAAGGCCGCGATCCTCGCGGCCCGCTGGGCGACCGACAAGCTGGCCGCGGCCCTGGCCTCCACGGAGCCGCAGCGGTTCCCGTGGGGCACCTTCGTGCAGGGCGTGGCGAACCGGATCGAGCGGCGGGGGCGGGACCTGCTGGGCCGGGAGGACGCCGACCTCCGCGAGGTCGCCGGACACCTGGCGACCACCGTCCTGTACGCCGTGGTCGACCTCCAGCCGGTCGACGGCGCGCACCCGGTGCACCTGCTGTCGATCGGGGACACGTCGGCCTGGGTGCTGCGCGGGGGAAAGCGGTGGGAGCCGCAGGCGGCGGTGAAGAACGACGGCGCGGACCTGCACTCGGGCTCGGTGCACGCGCTGCCGGTGCCGCCGGCCGACCTGGTCCCGGTGCGGACCACCGTCGCACCGGGGGAGGCGCTGATCGTCGTCACCGACGGCGTCGGAGATCCGCTCGGGCACGGCACCGGCGCGGTCGGCGCGTTCCTCGCCGACGCGTGGGCGATGCCGCCCGCCTCGGGGCTGGACTTCGCCGCCCAGACCGGTTTCGCGCGCAAGAGCTTCGACGACGACCGTACCGCTGTCGGGTTCTGGCCCGTGGCGCGGACGTGA
- a CDS encoding DUF4407 domain-containing protein produces the protein MSLSLALARLAGARMSVLEKSPGDVNKHAAMGGVLLSTSAVAAVSAFFALHSILELPAYAAAGAGFAWGVVIFNLDRLLIVTMTRGNGLLLNILAALPRIALAAVIGAIISMPLVLKIFEPEINSELIAMQAEQTKSNQEKYDEAFRAITELEAEETRLLAVVSGQATATVSDDPDVKAAKSKLDAAEKAFLDANALAQCEFDGKCGTGVPGDGESYRQKKRLADDARGARDKAQRELDDVTAKVTGRLESGSVNLTEQARKRLPEVQADLERLRADRADLEQRGSSATVADTGLLARLEALDRITEGRQSGSQAHTALFLLFLCIELLPVIAKLLSGMGPETLYDRLVRRADDGADTDDKVWADRDRDLAEVRADQEADVERQRLAAQTAAHARTTQLVADQQLKMATSAIEVWGKVAEQRTKEELRRWYRQNVGAGDPESTAPLPAVDPSFRVVGGASAASSTGIVAFGPRGTAGSAVPPGSAVPPGTVPNAAAPGGSASNGGAAADSAQTVRFPPVRIPPTHGTRVNGTPSTRPNP, from the coding sequence ATGAGCCTTTCCCTGGCGCTCGCCAGACTCGCCGGCGCCCGCATGTCGGTGCTGGAGAAGAGCCCCGGCGACGTGAACAAGCACGCCGCGATGGGCGGTGTCCTGCTCAGCACGTCGGCCGTCGCCGCCGTGTCGGCGTTCTTCGCCCTGCACTCGATCCTGGAGCTGCCGGCCTACGCCGCGGCGGGGGCCGGGTTCGCCTGGGGCGTGGTGATCTTCAACCTGGACCGGCTGCTGATCGTCACCATGACCAGGGGCAACGGCCTGCTGCTCAACATCCTCGCGGCGCTGCCCCGGATCGCGCTCGCCGCGGTGATCGGGGCGATCATCTCGATGCCGCTGGTGCTCAAGATCTTCGAGCCGGAGATCAACTCCGAGCTGATCGCCATGCAGGCCGAGCAGACCAAGTCCAACCAGGAGAAGTACGACGAGGCCTTCCGCGCGATCACCGAGCTGGAGGCCGAGGAGACCAGGCTGCTGGCGGTGGTCTCCGGGCAGGCGACCGCGACGGTGTCCGACGACCCGGACGTCAAGGCGGCGAAGTCCAAGCTGGACGCCGCCGAGAAGGCGTTCCTGGACGCCAACGCCCTGGCGCAGTGCGAGTTCGACGGCAAGTGCGGCACCGGCGTGCCCGGTGACGGCGAGTCGTACCGGCAGAAGAAGCGGCTCGCCGACGACGCCCGGGGCGCGCGCGACAAGGCGCAGCGGGAGCTGGACGACGTCACCGCCAAGGTCACCGGACGCTTGGAGAGCGGCTCGGTCAACCTGACCGAGCAGGCCCGCAAGCGCCTGCCGGAGGTGCAGGCGGACCTGGAGCGGCTGCGCGCCGACCGGGCGGACCTGGAGCAGCGCGGCAGTTCCGCGACGGTCGCCGACACCGGCCTGCTGGCCCGCCTGGAAGCCCTGGACCGGATCACCGAGGGGCGGCAGAGCGGGTCGCAGGCGCACACGGCGCTGTTCCTGCTGTTCCTGTGCATCGAACTGCTGCCGGTGATCGCCAAGCTGCTCTCCGGCATGGGCCCGGAGACGCTGTACGACCGGCTGGTCCGGCGCGCGGACGACGGGGCGGACACCGACGACAAGGTGTGGGCCGACCGCGACCGGGACCTCGCCGAGGTGCGCGCCGACCAGGAGGCGGACGTGGAGCGGCAGCGCCTCGCGGCGCAGACCGCCGCGCACGCGCGCACCACCCAGCTGGTGGCCGACCAGCAGCTGAAGATGGCGACCAGCGCCATCGAGGTGTGGGGCAAGGTGGCCGAGCAGCGCACGAAGGAGGAACTGCGCCGCTGGTACCGGCAGAACGTCGGGGCGGGCGACCCCGAGTCGACCGCACCGCTGCCCGCGGTGGACCCGTCCTTCCGGGTGGTCGGCGGCGCGTCCGCCGCGAGTTCGACCGGCATCGTCGCGTTCGGTCCGCGCGGCACGGCCGGCTCCGCAGTCCCACCAGGCTCCGCCGTCCCACCCGGCACGGTCCCGAACGCCGCCGCTCCCGGCGGCTCCGCCTCCAACGGCGGCGCCGCGGCCGACAGCGCCCAGACCGTCCGGTTCCCGCCCGTCCGGATCCCGCCCACCCACGGCACGCGGGTCAACGGCACGCCGTCGACCCGCCCCAACCCCTGA
- a CDS encoding response regulator transcription factor yields the protein MRVLIVEDEPYLAEAIRDGLRLEAIAADIAGDGDTAQELLSVNSYDIAVLDRDIPGPTGDEIARRIVASGSGMPILMLTAADRLDDKASGFELGADDYLTKPFELLELVLRLRALDRRRAHNRPPVREIAGLRLDPFRREVYRDGRYVALTRKQFAVLEVLVTAEGGVVSAEELLERAWDENADPFTNAVRITVSALRKRLGEPGIIATVAGVGYRIETGPGTGREGGDRG from the coding sequence ATGCGTGTGTTGATAGTCGAGGACGAACCGTACCTGGCCGAGGCCATTCGCGATGGCCTGCGCCTGGAGGCGATCGCGGCGGACATCGCCGGTGACGGCGACACCGCCCAGGAGCTGTTGAGCGTCAACAGCTACGACATCGCCGTCCTCGATCGCGACATTCCCGGGCCGACCGGCGACGAGATCGCCCGGCGGATCGTCGCCTCCGGCAGCGGCATGCCGATCCTCATGCTCACCGCGGCCGACCGCCTCGACGACAAGGCGTCCGGGTTCGAGCTCGGTGCCGACGACTACCTCACCAAGCCGTTCGAACTGCTGGAGCTGGTGCTGCGGCTCCGGGCGCTCGACCGCCGGCGGGCCCACAACAGGCCGCCCGTGCGGGAGATCGCGGGCCTGCGGTTGGACCCGTTCCGCCGCGAGGTCTACCGCGACGGCCGCTACGTCGCGTTGACCAGGAAGCAGTTCGCGGTGCTCGAAGTGCTCGTCACGGCCGAAGGCGGTGTGGTCAGCGCCGAAGAACTCCTGGAACGGGCGTGGGACGAGAACGCCGACCCGTTCACCAACGCCGTGCGGATCACCGTCTCGGCACTGCGCAAACGGCTCGGTGAGCCCGGGATCATCGCCACCGTGGCCGGCGTCGGCTACCGCATCGAGACCGGACCGGGCACCGGGCGGGAGGGCGGCGACCGTGGATAG